The Pygocentrus nattereri isolate fPygNat1 chromosome 1, fPygNat1.pri, whole genome shotgun sequence genome window below encodes:
- the ankrd16 gene encoding ankyrin repeat domain-containing protein 16, translated as MDEEKTFKPLIKLTQDGHLSVLKDQIEGESGIYFKQHINAHFGKSGDTLLHYAARHGHIDILRYFIEELGMDIELYNNDYKRALHEAASMSHEQCVQYLIDRGAQIDCLKKADWTPFMMACTRRDLRVIKVLLDHSADPTLHNKDGWNSFHIACREGDPAVIEHLLLVRPEVWRTESKTRRTPLHTAAMHGCLEVVKILLEKCAYKPDKKDSCGVTPFMDAVRNGHLAVAKLLLEKHQASPTAVDILGVQPLHQASVTAQEEALCFLVQDLSVDVNAKATKLELTALHYAAKEGHTSTIKTLLQLGADLHARDKKGRSALHMACIGQHAATAQTLLQLGLTDTEDSTGTMARQLAKKPDITRVFESPEEIEP; from the exons ATGGATGAAGAAAAGACATTCAAGCCTTTAATCAAGCTAACTCAGGATGGACATCTGAGTGTGCTTAAAGATCAAATAGAGGGGGAAAGCGGGATTTACTTTAAGCAGcatataaatgcacattttggGAAATCTGGAGATACTCTATTGCATTATGCGGCCAGGCACGGGCACATCGATATTCTGAGGTATTTCATTGAGGAACTGGGGATGGACATTGAGTTGTACAATAATGATTACAAGAGAGCTTTACACGAGGCTGCCTCCATGAGTCATGAGCAGTGCGTTCAGTATCTGATCGACAGAGGAGCGCAAATCGACTGTCTGAAGAAAGCAGACTG GACTCCTTTCATGATGGCCTGCACCCGAAGGGACCTTAGGGTTATTAAAGTGCTTCTGGACCACAGTGCCGACCCAACTCTCCACAATAAAGATGGCTGGAACTCATTCCACATCGCGTGCCGAGAAGGTGATCCAGCTGTGATTGAGCATCTCCTGCTGGTCAGACCAGAGGTGTGGAGGACAGAGAGCAAGACCCGCAGGACACCCCTGCACACTGCTG CCATGCATGGTTGTCTGGAAGTAGTCAAGATCCTTCTTGAGAA ATGTGCTTACAAACCTGACAAGAAAGACAGCTGTGGAGTTACTCCATTCATGGATGCTGTCAGAAATGGGCATCTTGCGGTAGCCAAGCTGCTGCTTGAGAAACACCAA GCCTCCCCTACTGCTGTAGATATTCTGGGAGTGCAGCCCTTACACCAAGCGTCTGTGACAGCCCAGGAAGAAGCTTTATGTTTCCTGGTACAGGATCTCAGCGTTGATGTGAATGCAAAAGCCACAAAGCTGGAGCTCACAGCTTTGCATTATGCTGCTAAG GAGGGTCACACAAGCACCATCAAAACCCTGCTGCAGCTGGGTGCTGATCTTCATGCAAGAGATAAGAAAGGAAGATCAG CTTTACACATGGCGTGTATTGGCCAGCATGCAGCCACAGCCCAGACCCTGCTGCAACTTGGACTCACAGATACAGAGGACAGCACAGGCACAATGGCCAGACAGCTCGCCAAGAAACCAGACATAACCAGAGTGTTCGAGAGCCCTGAAGAGATAGAGCCTTGA